In bacterium, a single genomic region encodes these proteins:
- a CDS encoding T9SS type A sorting domain-containing protein has translation MRTLALIFGLALCAALAFGTVDLAHFEAIPGSGQVRFQWGTTTETNNYFFEIWRNDTSQVQITGHGTTTQPWEYSWTDLHAVNETRYRYTLKTGSTSGRDSIASVIVIPPHWVALGNFLTHGGPRLAQLNWVALSEINNVRFEIFRNGTWVASVTGHSSNVPHNYAWTDTLVNHGATYEYSLWAVNVDAARDSLATSTITLGADELRAPLPQSAKLSAYPNPFNPATTLSFTLTAPQRLTVTVYDLNGRERQTLARDLFATGEHRLTFDASALPTGVYVARITGEQFNASQKLLLLK, from the coding sequence ATGAGAACTCTTGCTCTGATTTTCGGACTTGCTCTGTGCGCCGCGCTCGCGTTCGGAACGGTGGACCTCGCGCATTTCGAAGCCATTCCCGGCTCGGGACAGGTGCGTTTCCAGTGGGGCACCACCACTGAAACCAACAACTACTTTTTCGAGATCTGGCGCAACGACACCTCGCAGGTGCAGATCACGGGACACGGCACGACCACGCAGCCGTGGGAATACTCCTGGACCGACCTGCATGCGGTCAACGAGACCCGTTACCGCTATACGCTGAAGACCGGCAGCACGTCGGGACGCGATTCCATCGCCAGCGTGATCGTGATTCCCCCGCACTGGGTAGCGCTCGGCAATTTTCTGACCCATGGCGGTCCGCGACTGGCGCAGCTTAACTGGGTAGCCTTAAGCGAGATCAACAACGTGCGCTTCGAGATTTTCCGCAACGGCACGTGGGTGGCGTCGGTAACCGGACACTCCAGCAACGTCCCTCACAACTACGCGTGGACCGATACGCTGGTGAACCATGGCGCCACCTATGAGTACTCGCTGTGGGCGGTAAACGTGGATGCTGCGCGCGATTCCCTCGCCACCTCCACGATTACACTCGGCGCGGACGAACTGCGCGCGCCGCTGCCACAGAGCGCGAAACTGTCGGCCTATCCCAACCCCTTCAATCCGGCGACAACACTCTCCTTCACCCTGACTGCGCCGCAGCGCCTGACGGTTACGGTCTATGACCTTAACGGTCGCGAGCGGCAGACGCTGGCGCGCGATCTGTTCGCCACCGGCGAGCACCGTCTGACCTTCGACGCGTCGGCGCTCCCCACAGGAGTCTATGTGGCCCGCATCACCGGCGAGCAGTTTAATGCCTCGCAGAAGCTGCTGCTGCTGAAGTAG
- a CDS encoding MarR family winged helix-turn-helix transcriptional regulator, with protein MAYLHAMNYSQGEVKSATEALSAQATGLMALTHELALCCQAKEEQIFTRFRLSVAEGRVLQSVANRGASTPSDVARDLDLGRSRLTLLVDGLVVKKFLKRAESVEDRRVRTLTLTPSGRKVARDVTEFQLDFHEQLLKRFKPEEREQLFRVLNSLHGAIEVLREEIRDKG; from the coding sequence TTGGCGTATCTTCATGCCATGAACTATTCGCAGGGTGAAGTAAAATCCGCCACGGAAGCACTGAGTGCGCAGGCGACTGGCCTCATGGCCCTCACGCATGAGCTGGCCTTGTGCTGTCAGGCCAAGGAAGAACAGATATTTACCCGGTTCCGCCTGTCGGTAGCCGAAGGGCGGGTGCTGCAGTCGGTGGCTAATCGGGGAGCCTCCACGCCGTCGGACGTGGCGCGCGATTTGGATCTGGGTCGCAGCCGGTTAACCTTGCTGGTGGATGGGCTGGTGGTGAAGAAATTCTTGAAGCGCGCAGAATCGGTGGAGGACCGCCGGGTGCGAACCTTGACCTTGACGCCGTCAGGCCGGAAGGTCGCGCGGGATGTGACGGAATTTCAGTTGGATTTTCATGAGCAGTTGCTGAAGAGATTCAAGCCCGAAGAGCGCGAGCAGCTTTTCCGGGTGCTGAACTCTTTGCACGGCGCGATTGAAGTGCTGCGAGAAGAGATAAGGGATAAGGGATAA
- a CDS encoding FAD/NAD(P)-binding oxidoreductase, with the protein MKRLLILGGGTGGTIMANRLSPVLDKREWQITLIDESRVHYYQPGFLFIPFGIYAPDDVIKPSRDFYPSGVDVITAAVDVIEPKENRVRLADGRQIGYDYLIIATGSRIHPEEIEGMMDGGWRKNIFDFYTIEGSTALANFFKYWEGGRLVVSIAEMPIKCPVAPLEFVFLADWWFTEQGMRDKVRIELVTPLPGAFTKPIASRYLGEFLQRKNIALTTEFAIAGVDSAANKIVSWDKREVGYDVLVTIPTNMGAEVIGRSGMGDDLNFIPTEKHTLRSRDYENVFVLGDATNLPSSKAGSVAHFQSDVLVENILRAAEGRDLKGTFDGHANCFIESGFGKGVLIDFNYDVEPLPGKFPLPGVGPFSLLEETRMNHWGKMTFRWVYWNLLLKGAEMPIEAQMTMAGKMRQTR; encoded by the coding sequence ATGAAGAGACTTTTGATCTTGGGCGGCGGCACCGGGGGAACGATCATGGCCAACAGGCTGTCGCCGGTGCTCGACAAACGTGAGTGGCAGATCACGCTGATAGACGAATCGCGCGTGCATTACTACCAGCCGGGATTTCTGTTTATCCCCTTCGGAATCTATGCGCCTGATGATGTGATCAAGCCGAGCCGCGATTTCTATCCGTCGGGAGTGGATGTGATCACTGCGGCGGTGGATGTGATCGAACCGAAAGAGAACCGGGTCCGCCTGGCGGATGGGCGGCAGATCGGTTATGACTATTTGATTATTGCGACGGGTAGCCGAATTCATCCCGAAGAGATCGAAGGGATGATGGACGGCGGGTGGCGCAAGAACATTTTCGATTTCTATACCATCGAAGGCTCGACGGCGCTGGCGAACTTCTTCAAGTACTGGGAAGGCGGACGGCTGGTGGTGAGTATTGCCGAGATGCCGATCAAATGCCCGGTGGCCCCGCTGGAATTTGTGTTTTTGGCGGACTGGTGGTTTACGGAGCAGGGGATGCGGGACAAGGTGCGGATCGAGCTGGTGACGCCGCTTCCCGGAGCCTTTACCAAGCCGATTGCCTCGCGGTATCTTGGGGAGTTTCTGCAGCGCAAGAATATTGCCCTGACTACGGAATTTGCCATCGCCGGCGTGGACAGCGCGGCGAACAAGATTGTCTCCTGGGACAAGCGGGAAGTTGGCTACGATGTGCTGGTGACGATTCCTACCAACATGGGGGCGGAGGTGATCGGACGGTCGGGGATGGGAGATGATTTGAATTTCATCCCGACGGAAAAGCACACCTTGCGGTCGCGCGATTACGAGAATGTATTTGTGCTGGGCGATGCGACGAACCTGCCGAGTTCCAAGGCCGGGTCGGTGGCGCACTTCCAGTCGGACGTGCTGGTGGAAAATATCCTGCGGGCGGCGGAAGGGCGGGATCTCAAGGGGACGTTTGACGGCCATGCCAATTGCTTCATCGAATCGGGATTCGGCAAGGGTGTGCTGATCGATTTCAACTATGACGTTGAACCGCTGCCGGGGAAGTTTCCGTTGCCCGGCGTGGGGCCGTTCTCCCTGCTTGAAGAGACGAGGATGAACCACTGGGGCAAGATGACCTTCCGCTGGGTCTACTGGAATCTGCTGCTGAAAGGCGCTGAGATGCCGATTGAAGCCCAGATGACAATGGCCGGAAAGATGAGGCAGACCCGATGA
- a CDS encoding T9SS type A sorting domain-containing protein has protein sequence MRRVFITVMLLVVVCIVPAYSQMTLVVCDPANGGTAGLSDTLSWIYSAAIDTAARWNNPGACVAVLSFDPPNFEVTDHRFSHDLRVMALMVDLQANTDYVWAFTNIRSTTGDSLGLPIVGMFTTATSVGQRTVSGHVTYAGNSDGAIVALLDHNPDEDTDHYARAGAVLTAGDGNYTVSYVRDGTYWPVVVRDINHDGEIDDRDEGGNYDPNHDGLANSITVSGDNLTQIDFEMGLIANGAIVHHGTLPTAISLSQNYPNPFNPTTEIQFALPSVQKVKLSVFDMLGREIAVLASGTMSAGSHTAQFDGAGLPSGIYFYRLTAGSFSMTQKMLLVK, from the coding sequence ATGCGACGTGTGTTTATTACTGTGATGCTTCTTGTTGTGGTGTGTATTGTCCCGGCCTACTCGCAGATGACCCTGGTTGTGTGTGACCCTGCCAATGGCGGGACGGCAGGATTGAGCGACACCTTGTCCTGGATCTACAGCGCGGCGATTGATACGGCGGCGCGGTGGAACAATCCGGGCGCTTGCGTGGCCGTACTGAGTTTCGATCCCCCCAACTTCGAGGTGACGGATCACCGCTTCAGCCACGATTTGCGCGTGATGGCCCTGATGGTAGATCTGCAGGCGAATACGGACTATGTGTGGGCGTTCACCAATATCCGCAGCACGACCGGTGATTCCCTTGGTCTGCCGATTGTAGGAATGTTTACTACGGCCACTTCGGTAGGACAGCGGACCGTGTCAGGGCACGTGACTTATGCGGGCAACTCGGATGGCGCCATTGTGGCCCTGTTGGACCACAACCCGGACGAAGATACCGATCATTACGCACGGGCCGGTGCGGTACTGACCGCCGGTGATGGCAATTATACCGTCAGTTACGTGCGAGACGGCACCTATTGGCCTGTCGTGGTCCGCGACATCAACCACGACGGCGAGATTGATGACCGGGATGAAGGCGGAAACTACGACCCGAATCACGATGGACTCGCGAACAGCATTACCGTCAGCGGCGATAACCTGACGCAGATTGATTTTGAGATGGGGCTGATCGCGAACGGAGCGATTGTCCATCACGGAACGCTGCCGACGGCGATTTCGCTTTCGCAGAACTATCCGAATCCCTTCAACCCGACGACGGAGATTCAGTTCGCGCTGCCGAGCGTGCAGAAGGTGAAGCTGTCGGTGTTTGACATGCTGGGCCGGGAAATTGCGGTGCTGGCCAGCGGCACGATGAGCGCGGGCAGCCACACGGCACAGTTTGACGGCGCGGGCCTGCCTTCAGGAATTTACTTCTACCGTCTGACGGCAGGATCCTTCAGCATGACGCAGAAGATGCTGCTGGTGAAGTAG
- a CDS encoding TusE/DsrC/DsvC family sulfur relay protein gives MATKTLAGKTVEVDEEGFLKNPADWTEAMAPELALEDGISELTDGHWKVIRFMRDDFTASGQIPTIRRIKNAGGIPTNVLYELFPNGPAKKAARAAGLGKPQGCV, from the coding sequence ATGGCGACGAAGACATTGGCGGGAAAGACCGTCGAAGTGGACGAGGAAGGATTTCTGAAGAACCCGGCGGATTGGACGGAAGCGATGGCTCCGGAGTTGGCTCTGGAAGATGGGATCTCTGAGCTGACAGACGGACACTGGAAGGTGATCCGGTTTATGCGGGATGATTTTACGGCGAGCGGTCAGATCCCGACCATCCGCCGCATCAAGAACGCGGGCGGGATTCCGACGAATGTGCTTTATGAACTGTTCCCCAACGGTCCGGCGAAGAAGGCGGCACGGGCGGCGGGGCTGGGCAAGCCGCAAGGCTGCGTATGA
- a CDS encoding DsrE/DsrF/DrsH-like family protein has product MADDKIKKVSIVISRGSLEGIYPGLIMGNGARMEGIEANLFFTFFGLEAIITKKMNHIKVATVGNPGMHMPTMLGMLPGMSAFATGMMKKQMDKLDIPPIPEFVEMVRDAGAKLYACKATVEMFGLKKEDFCPQTEAIINVGKFYEISAGGQIIFT; this is encoded by the coding sequence ATGGCTGACGACAAAATCAAGAAGGTCTCGATAGTGATTTCGCGCGGATCGCTGGAAGGCATCTATCCGGGGCTGATTATGGGGAACGGTGCGCGGATGGAAGGCATCGAGGCGAATCTGTTTTTCACCTTCTTCGGACTGGAAGCGATCATCACGAAGAAGATGAACCATATCAAAGTGGCGACCGTGGGAAATCCGGGGATGCATATGCCGACGATGCTGGGGATGCTGCCGGGAATGTCGGCCTTTGCCACGGGGATGATGAAAAAGCAGATGGACAAGCTGGACATTCCGCCGATTCCGGAATTCGTGGAGATGGTGCGCGACGCCGGGGCTAAACTATATGCCTGCAAGGCCACGGTGGAGATGTTCGGTCTGAAGAAGGAAGACTTTTGCCCACAAACAGAAGCAATCATCAATGTTGGCAAGTTTTACGAGATATCGGCGGGCGGGCAGATTATCTTCACCTGA
- a CDS encoding DUF1641 domain-containing protein: MSDDALAARLEAIESKLDRITEYIEAESRHRRDMQELKSDLALVGKDLFQAAVIELDDVAEHFDSRDLLRLVKKLLRNTRNLNHMLDQMSSTADFFEDMKPIGKQMFQELLETLDELDRKGYFTFFREMTGVLDTIVTSYSVEDVRALRENVVSILNTVKSMTQPDMLSSINNATGFFRKMDIAVQKDVSLTMLIRQMGDPEVRRGIYFLLQFAKSMAKQG, from the coding sequence ATGAGTGATGATGCACTGGCCGCGCGCCTCGAAGCCATCGAGTCGAAGCTGGACCGGATTACCGAGTACATCGAAGCCGAGAGCCGCCACCGCCGCGACATGCAGGAACTCAAGAGCGATCTGGCCTTGGTGGGCAAGGATCTGTTTCAGGCGGCAGTGATCGAACTGGACGACGTGGCGGAGCATTTCGATTCGCGGGATCTGCTGCGGCTGGTGAAGAAACTGCTGCGCAATACGCGGAATCTGAACCATATGCTGGACCAGATGTCGAGCACGGCGGATTTCTTCGAAGATATGAAGCCCATCGGCAAGCAGATGTTCCAGGAATTGCTGGAGACTCTGGACGAACTGGACCGCAAGGGCTATTTCACCTTCTTCCGCGAGATGACCGGAGTGCTGGACACGATTGTGACCTCCTACTCGGTGGAGGACGTGCGGGCCCTGCGGGAAAATGTGGTGTCGATTCTGAACACGGTCAAGAGCATGACCCAGCCCGACATGCTGAGTTCGATCAATAATGCGACGGGATTTTTCCGCAAGATGGATATCGCTGTGCAGAAGGATGTATCCCTGACGATGCTCATCAGGCAGATGGGCGATCCGGAGGTGCGGCGGGGGATTTACTTTTTGTTGCAGTTTGCCAAGAGCATGGCCAAGCAGGGCTAA
- a CDS encoding carbon starvation protein A produces MNSLPFMVGTLCVLALAYRYYSAFLATKVAVLDDSRVTPAFKQSDGNNFVPTGKWVLFGHHFAAIAGAGPLIGPVLAAQFGFMPGFLWMLIGSVLAGAVHDFILLFASVRHGGKSLADIARSEIGPLAGLMAGIAILFVVIISLSGLGLAVVNALKDSAWGVFTIGCTVPIAIYMGFHTQKIRPGKITEATIFGVSLLFAAVIFGRTIANSGAAGIFTFNQTQITTGLVIYGFLASVLPVWMLLVPRDYLSSYMKLGTIALLVVGIIIVHPTMQAPMLSKFASGGGPIIPGALFPYLFITIACGAISGFHSLVGSGTTPKMISRESDIRTIGYGAMITEGLIGITCLVAVCCLNTGDYFAINVPPAKFQTLGMTQVELPQLAREVGENVEGRPGGAVSLAVSVAHIFSKLPGMSGLMSYWYHFLIMFEALFILTTIDTGTRVARFLVQESLGRLHPKLGEHNWLPGNLITSLIVCVSWSYFIYTGSISTIWPMFGVANQLLAGIGLCVATTVIIHLGKARYAWITALPMAFVMVATLTAGWENIFNNFLPLALTNPLLGYLDSALTAVMMICVVFVLVTSMKKWWDTLYGPAAMMPEPVRVSTARK; encoded by the coding sequence ATGAATTCTCTTCCCTTCATGGTCGGCACACTCTGCGTGCTGGCCCTTGCCTACCGCTACTACAGCGCGTTTCTCGCGACCAAGGTCGCGGTGCTCGATGATTCCCGAGTCACTCCGGCCTTCAAACAGAGTGACGGCAACAATTTTGTGCCGACCGGCAAGTGGGTGCTCTTCGGCCACCATTTTGCCGCCATTGCCGGAGCGGGCCCACTCATCGGGCCTGTGCTGGCGGCGCAATTCGGATTCATGCCGGGCTTTCTGTGGATGCTCATCGGCTCGGTGCTGGCCGGCGCGGTGCATGATTTCATTCTGCTCTTTGCCTCAGTGCGGCATGGCGGCAAATCGCTGGCCGACATTGCCCGCAGTGAGATCGGGCCGCTGGCAGGGCTCATGGCGGGAATTGCCATTCTGTTTGTGGTGATCATCTCGCTCTCCGGTCTCGGTCTGGCGGTGGTCAACGCGCTTAAAGACAGTGCGTGGGGTGTGTTCACCATCGGTTGCACGGTGCCCATTGCCATCTACATGGGTTTCCACACGCAGAAGATCCGCCCCGGTAAAATTACCGAGGCTACGATCTTCGGGGTGAGCCTGCTGTTCGCCGCCGTGATCTTTGGCCGCACTATCGCCAATTCCGGCGCGGCGGGCATCTTCACCTTTAATCAGACCCAGATCACCACCGGTCTGGTGATCTACGGCTTTCTGGCCTCCGTGCTGCCGGTGTGGATGCTGCTCGTGCCACGCGACTACCTGAGTTCCTATATGAAGCTCGGCACCATCGCGCTGCTTGTGGTCGGCATCATCATCGTGCATCCCACCATGCAGGCGCCAATGCTGAGTAAGTTCGCCTCCGGTGGCGGACCGATCATTCCCGGAGCCCTGTTCCCGTACCTGTTCATTACCATTGCCTGCGGAGCCATCAGCGGCTTCCATTCACTGGTTGGCTCCGGAACCACTCCCAAAATGATCAGCCGCGAATCGGACATTCGCACCATCGGCTACGGCGCGATGATCACCGAAGGCCTGATTGGCATCACCTGCCTCGTGGCGGTGTGCTGCCTGAACACCGGTGACTACTTCGCTATCAATGTTCCCCCGGCAAAATTCCAAACGCTGGGCATGACACAGGTGGAACTGCCGCAGCTTGCGCGGGAAGTGGGCGAGAATGTGGAAGGCCGCCCCGGCGGCGCGGTGTCGCTGGCCGTGAGCGTCGCCCACATCTTCTCCAAACTGCCCGGCATGAGCGGCCTGATGTCCTACTGGTATCATTTCCTGATTATGTTCGAGGCGCTGTTCATCCTCACCACCATTGATACCGGCACCCGCGTCGCCCGTTTTCTGGTGCAGGAATCGCTGGGCCGCCTGCATCCCAAATTAGGGGAGCACAACTGGCTTCCCGGCAACCTGATCACCAGCCTGATCGTCTGCGTGTCGTGGTCCTATTTCATCTACACCGGCTCCATCAGCACCATCTGGCCGATGTTCGGCGTGGCCAATCAACTGCTGGCCGGCATCGGTTTGTGCGTCGCCACCACCGTGATCATTCATCTCGGCAAGGCCCGCTATGCATGGATCACCGCGCTGCCCATGGCCTTTGTCATGGTGGCCACTCTGACCGCGGGCTGGGAGAACATCTTCAACAACTTCCTGCCACTGGCCCTCACCAATCCCCTGCTTGGGTATCTGGATTCGGCGCTTACGGCGGTGATGATGATTTGTGTGGTTTTCGTGCTTGTGACCTCTATGAAAAAATGGTGGGACACCCTTTATGGACCAGCGGCCATGATGCCCGAACCCGTGCGTGTTTCCACCGCCCGAAAGTGA
- a CDS encoding NTP transferase domain-containing protein: MNEPSSLWPHTGAILIGADYRYSGSAPQGKPMWDGKIMLEHVLRPLLSVCRSVVIVGDGGVPLPQDERIRQIEDPHPQRSLLSSLEVLLASTLDSGYLVATCNQPFMTIPLLRQLIEAHPSVAHLFLVPRGTSFHPFPGYYPASLLEDVRQTLKSDCPSLRHLTRQCPPIWVPLSQMEENHLLTVNPPAQLERLQQLAGHNNISI; encoded by the coding sequence ATGAACGAACCTTCTTCTCTTTGGCCGCACACCGGCGCTATCCTGATCGGCGCGGATTATCGGTATTCCGGCTCTGCACCGCAGGGGAAACCCATGTGGGATGGAAAAATCATGCTTGAGCATGTGCTCCGCCCCCTGCTGAGTGTCTGCCGTTCGGTGGTCATCGTGGGAGATGGCGGCGTACCCCTGCCGCAGGATGAGCGCATCCGCCAGATCGAGGATCCTCATCCCCAGCGCAGCCTGCTGTCCAGCCTCGAAGTCCTGCTCGCCAGCACCTTGGATAGCGGCTATCTGGTGGCAACCTGCAACCAGCCGTTTATGACGATTCCGCTGCTGCGGCAGCTCATAGAAGCCCATCCATCCGTCGCGCACCTGTTCCTCGTGCCGCGCGGCACCTCCTTTCATCCCTTCCCGGGCTATTACCCGGCCTCGCTGCTGGAGGATGTGCGCCAGACTTTGAAGTCGGACTGTCCCTCCCTGCGCCATCTTACCCGGCAATGCCCGCCCATCTGGGTTCCCCTTTCCCAGATGGAAGAGAACCACCTGCTGACCGTCAACCCGCCCGCCCAGCTTGAGCGGCTACAGCAGTTGGCCGGACACAACAACATCTCCATCTGA
- the moaCB gene encoding bifunctional molybdenum cofactor biosynthesis protein MoaC/MoaB, whose protein sequence is MHDITRKTNTLRISTAEATVHMRPETIERIQRKDIPKGDVLEVARVAGIQAAKNCSQLIPLVHPVPVEFVGILFAIGEKEIVVTATVKAIARTGLEMEALTATSTAALTIYDMIRVFDDTLEIDRIRLVIKKGSRFDYRESFAKPLRAAVLVVSDAIAAGNKEDLAGKLIADRLRGEGLRVEDYKVVACDPLAIAPALVSYADKMSLDLVLTSGGTGFGPRDHTPEATTTVIEREIPGIPEALRAYGQERAPHSMLTRGKSGIRGHTIIINLPGSKKGVAEALDALFPGLLHSFKILWGGAHPEKKARPETAG, encoded by the coding sequence ATGCATGATATTACTCGCAAGACTAACACGCTGCGCATCTCCACCGCCGAAGCGACGGTCCATATGCGCCCGGAGACCATTGAACGCATTCAGCGCAAGGACATTCCCAAGGGTGACGTGCTTGAAGTCGCCCGCGTCGCGGGAATTCAGGCTGCCAAGAATTGCAGTCAACTGATCCCCCTTGTTCATCCGGTGCCGGTCGAATTTGTCGGAATACTCTTTGCCATCGGCGAAAAGGAGATCGTCGTCACCGCCACCGTCAAAGCCATCGCCCGCACCGGCTTGGAGATGGAGGCCCTGACCGCCACCTCCACCGCCGCACTCACGATCTATGACATGATCCGGGTCTTTGATGACACCCTGGAGATCGACCGCATCCGGCTGGTGATCAAGAAAGGCAGTCGCTTCGATTACCGCGAGAGCTTTGCCAAGCCCCTGCGCGCTGCCGTGCTGGTAGTGTCCGATGCCATTGCCGCCGGGAACAAAGAGGATCTGGCGGGCAAACTCATCGCCGACCGCCTGCGCGGCGAAGGCCTCCGTGTGGAAGACTACAAAGTCGTTGCCTGTGATCCGCTGGCCATTGCCCCGGCCCTGGTGAGCTATGCCGACAAAATGTCGCTGGATTTGGTGCTGACTTCCGGCGGCACCGGTTTCGGCCCGCGGGATCACACGCCCGAAGCCACCACCACCGTCATCGAGCGCGAGATTCCCGGCATTCCCGAGGCCCTGCGAGCCTACGGTCAGGAACGCGCACCGCACTCCATGCTCACCCGCGGCAAGTCCGGCATTCGCGGCCATACGATTATCATCAATCTGCCCGGATCCAAGAAGGGCGTTGCCGAGGCCCTCGACGCGCTCTTCCCCGGCCTGCTGCACTCCTTCAAAATCCTGTGGGGCGGTGCGCATCCCGAAAAGAAAGCCCGCCCGGAAACCGCCGGATGA
- a CDS encoding NAD-dependent malic enzyme: MKRFEMRVDPLTQEIYYEVPEKGYALMRDPLLNKGSAFPYQERNEFHLTGLITDSVGSLEHQIERAYENYSSKRTDLGKYIALESLLDRNETLFYALMMRHLEEMLPIVYTPTVGQACTQMSHIMRHYRGVYITPQNVVAVEEILESVGLPNISLIVVTDGERILGLGDLGANGMGIPIGKLALYIAAAGIHPASTLPICLDVGTNNQQLLDDHLYLGIRQRRLTGDAYYEVVERFVQGVRRMFPRALLQWEDFGKHNAFNLLDRYSHRLPCFNDDIQGTGATAAAALMTAKKITGRDMCDERVAILGFGQAGSGVANAICTMMHEEEGTPLDEARRRIFAFDLPGLLMDGMKVEPYQAPFCQPSDVAANWPIPHDRPPTLAEVVEHGKITTLIGLSAQPGVFDEPLLRKLMKHCDRPVVLALSNPTAKCETTPDVVMRATDGRALMATGSPFAPVRLPNGRELHISQCNNLYIFPGVGLGAIVCQASRVTHSMFHAASCAISKMVSPEQRENGMLLPSLKHIRQVSFEVAMAVARQAREEGLGIRESDERLEHLIHAAMWEPHYYPYRSRPMK, from the coding sequence ATGAAACGCTTTGAAATGCGTGTGGACCCGCTCACGCAGGAAATTTATTACGAAGTTCCCGAAAAGGGCTATGCCCTGATGCGCGACCCGCTACTCAACAAGGGCAGCGCCTTCCCCTATCAGGAACGCAATGAATTCCACCTCACCGGATTGATTACCGACAGTGTCGGTTCCCTCGAACATCAGATCGAACGCGCCTACGAGAACTACTCTTCCAAGCGCACGGACCTCGGCAAGTACATCGCTCTTGAATCCCTGCTCGACCGCAACGAGACCCTGTTTTACGCGCTGATGATGCGTCATCTTGAAGAGATGCTGCCCATTGTGTATACGCCTACCGTGGGCCAGGCCTGTACGCAGATGTCGCACATCATGCGCCACTACCGCGGCGTCTACATCACTCCGCAAAACGTCGTCGCGGTGGAAGAGATTCTGGAGAGCGTCGGTCTGCCCAACATTTCGCTGATCGTCGTCACCGACGGCGAGCGCATTCTCGGTCTCGGCGACCTGGGCGCCAACGGCATGGGTATTCCCATCGGCAAGCTGGCGCTCTACATCGCTGCCGCGGGTATTCATCCGGCGTCGACGCTTCCCATCTGCCTCGACGTCGGCACCAACAACCAGCAACTGCTGGACGATCATCTCTATCTCGGCATCCGCCAGCGCCGTCTGACCGGCGATGCCTACTATGAAGTCGTCGAGCGCTTCGTGCAGGGTGTGCGCCGCATGTTTCCCCGCGCGCTGTTGCAGTGGGAAGACTTCGGCAAGCACAATGCCTTCAATCTGCTGGACCGCTACAGCCACCGCCTGCCCTGCTTCAATGACGATATTCAGGGCACGGGCGCAACGGCCGCCGCCGCTCTGATGACCGCCAAGAAGATTACCGGGCGCGACATGTGTGATGAGCGGGTGGCGATCCTCGGCTTCGGTCAGGCCGGAAGCGGTGTGGCCAATGCCATCTGCACCATGATGCATGAAGAAGAAGGCACGCCCCTTGATGAGGCCCGCCGCCGCATCTTCGCCTTCGATCTTCCCGGACTGTTGATGGACGGCATGAAGGTGGAGCCGTATCAGGCGCCCTTCTGCCAGCCCAGCGACGTGGCCGCCAACTGGCCGATCCCCCACGACCGTCCGCCGACACTGGCCGAAGTGGTGGAGCACGGCAAGATCACGACGCTGATCGGCCTTTCCGCTCAGCCCGGCGTCTTCGATGAGCCGCTGCTGCGCAAACTGATGAAGCATTGTGACCGTCCCGTGGTGCTGGCCCTGTCCAATCCTACGGCCAAGTGCGAGACCACGCCCGATGTGGTCATGCGCGCCACCGATGGCCGCGCGCTGATGGCGACGGGAAGTCCCTTCGCGCCGGTGCGTCTGCCCAATGGCCGCGAGCTGCACATCTCCCAATGCAATAACCTCTACATCTTCCCCGGCGTCGGTCTGGGTGCGATTGTCTGTCAGGCGTCGCGGGTTACGCACAGCATGTTCCACGCGGCAAGCTGCGCCATTTCCAAGATGGTGTCTCCCGAGCAGCGCGAGAATGGCATGCTGTTGCCGTCGCTGAAGCACATCCGGCAGGTCAGCTTCGAAGTCGCCATGGCCGTCGCCCGCCAGGCCCGCGAGGAGGGTCTCGGCATCCGCGAGTCCGATGAGCGCCTCGAGCACCTCATCCACGCCGCCATGTGGGAGCCGCACTACTACCCCTACCGCTCCCGCCCCATGAAGTAA